From the Opitutus sp. ER46 genome, one window contains:
- a CDS encoding glycosyl hydrolase, translating into MIRIDTSLTPESLRADVQRVFDASARKIVSLQRAWDPAQGTPVVTVDGRYTSRGWTEWTQGFQFGAAILQFAATGDRKMLALGREGTQRYMASHVSHIGVHDHGFNNVSTYGTLHQLARAGRFDCSEGELSFYELALKLSGAIQASRWTDLPEGQGYIYSFNGPHSLFADTIRSLRALALSHRFGHCLMGERDRRISLLQRLIQHADTTARYNVYFGTGRDAYDLRGRVAHESIFNLNDGSYRCPSTQQGYSPFSTWTRGLAWIICGYAEQLAFLNALPGAELKPFGGKASVIDRFLWAATAAADFYLEQTPTDGIPYWDTGAPNLHRLGDYLARPAEPFNDFEPVDSSAAAIAAQGLLRLGRFLQGQGRRRAGDRYFTAGLTVARTLCQEPYLSTSPKHQGLLLHTVYHRPNGWDRIPAGRKVPCGEACMWGDYHLRELAYYLQQLADGKDYTFFGA; encoded by the coding sequence ATGATCCGCATCGACACCTCCCTCACCCCTGAATCCCTGCGCGCTGACGTCCAGCGCGTGTTCGACGCTTCCGCCCGCAAGATCGTCTCCCTCCAGCGCGCCTGGGATCCCGCCCAGGGCACGCCCGTCGTCACCGTCGACGGCAGGTACACCTCGCGCGGCTGGACCGAGTGGACGCAGGGTTTCCAATTCGGCGCCGCGATTCTCCAGTTCGCCGCCACCGGCGACCGCAAGATGCTCGCGCTCGGCCGCGAGGGCACCCAGCGCTACATGGCGTCCCACGTCAGCCACATCGGCGTCCACGACCACGGCTTCAACAACGTCTCCACCTACGGCACCCTCCACCAGCTCGCCCGCGCCGGCCGCTTCGATTGCAGCGAAGGCGAACTCAGCTTCTACGAGCTCGCGCTCAAGCTCTCGGGCGCCATCCAGGCGTCCCGCTGGACCGATCTGCCCGAGGGCCAGGGCTACATCTACTCCTTCAACGGCCCGCACTCGCTGTTCGCCGACACCATCCGCTCCCTCCGCGCCCTCGCCCTCTCACACCGCTTCGGCCACTGTCTCATGGGCGAACGTGACCGCCGGATTTCCCTCCTGCAGCGACTCATCCAACACGCCGACACCACCGCCCGCTACAACGTGTACTTCGGCACTGGCCGCGACGCCTATGACCTCCGCGGCCGCGTCGCCCACGAGTCCATCTTCAACCTGAACGACGGCTCCTACCGCTGCCCCAGCACCCAGCAGGGCTACTCGCCTTTCTCCACCTGGACCCGCGGCCTCGCCTGGATCATCTGCGGCTACGCCGAGCAGCTTGCCTTCCTCAACGCCCTGCCCGGCGCCGAGCTCAAACCTTTCGGCGGCAAGGCGTCCGTCATCGACCGCTTCCTCTGGGCCGCGACCGCCGCCGCCGACTTCTACCTCGAGCAGACGCCCACCGATGGCATCCCGTATTGGGACACCGGGGCGCCGAACCTCCACCGCCTTGGCGACTACCTCGCCCGCCCCGCCGAACCGTTCAACGATTTCGAGCCGGTCGACAGCTCCGCCGCCGCCATTGCCGCGCAAGGACTCCTCCGCCTCGGCCGCTTCCTGCAGGGCCAGGGCCGCCGCCGTGCCGGCGATCGCTACTTCACCGCCGGGCTCACCGTCGCCCGCACGCTCTGCCAGGAACCCTACCTCTCCACCTCGCCAAAACACCAGGGGCTGCTCCTTCACACCGTCTATCACCGCCCCAACGGCTGGGATCGCATTCCCGCCGGTCGCAAGGTCCCGTGCGGCGAGGCGTGCATGTGGGGCGATTACCACCTGCGCGAACTCGCGTACTACCTGCAGCAGCTCGCCGACGGGAAGGACTACACCTTCTTCGGCGCCTGA
- a CDS encoding dihydrodipicolinate synthase family protein translates to MNFRLPGLTAAPFTAFRANGEVNLDMIPQQAALLARNGVSGAFICGTTGEGASMTSTERMSIAEAWLKARQPGLKVIVHVGHLALGDARALAAHAQAKGADAIATVAPCFFKPGANELVAWCGEVAAAAPKLPFFYYYMPSMTHVTVPAAEFLARAADRIPTLAGVKFTYEDLADFRAAKAFQQERFEVLFGRDEILLSGLELGATGAVGSTYNYAAPLYRRVIEAFRAGDLATAKREQAKAQAFIDVMNGAGGLPAGKAIMKMIGLDCGPVRLPLRSLTPEQEKRLEAGLRAVGFFDYASK, encoded by the coding sequence ATGAATTTTCGACTTCCCGGGCTGACGGCGGCCCCGTTCACGGCGTTTCGCGCCAATGGCGAGGTGAACCTCGACATGATTCCCCAACAGGCTGCGCTGCTGGCCCGCAATGGTGTCTCCGGCGCGTTCATCTGCGGCACGACCGGAGAGGGAGCGTCGATGACGAGTACGGAGCGCATGAGCATCGCGGAGGCGTGGCTGAAGGCGCGCCAGCCGGGGCTGAAGGTGATCGTGCACGTGGGGCATCTTGCCTTGGGCGATGCTCGCGCGCTGGCCGCGCATGCGCAGGCCAAAGGAGCGGACGCGATCGCGACCGTGGCGCCGTGCTTCTTCAAACCCGGGGCGAATGAACTCGTCGCGTGGTGTGGTGAAGTCGCGGCGGCGGCGCCGAAGCTGCCGTTCTTCTACTATTACATGCCGTCGATGACGCACGTGACCGTGCCGGCGGCGGAGTTCCTGGCGCGGGCGGCGGACCGGATTCCGACGCTGGCGGGGGTGAAGTTCACCTACGAGGACTTGGCGGATTTTCGAGCGGCGAAGGCCTTTCAGCAGGAGCGGTTTGAAGTGTTGTTCGGCCGCGATGAAATCCTGTTGTCGGGGCTCGAACTCGGGGCGACCGGCGCGGTGGGCAGCACCTACAATTACGCGGCGCCGCTGTACCGGCGCGTGATCGAGGCGTTCCGCGCGGGCGACCTGGCGACCGCGAAGCGCGAGCAGGCGAAAGCGCAGGCGTTCATCGACGTGATGAACGGCGCGGGCGGGCTCCCGGCGGGAAAAGCGATCATGAAGATGATCGGGCTCGACTGCGGGCCGGTGCGGTTGCCGTTGCGGTCGCTCACTCCGGAACAGGAGAAGCGGCTCGAGGCCGGGCTGCGGGCCGTGGGCTTCTTCGACTACGCGAGCAAGTGA
- a CDS encoding amidohydrolase family protein yields MRIIDVHTHPIMQENFCGRAEVGGVIARAKALGIVHLVALGDVLVDGRLPNEAQVRRVNDDTAWLMQAYPGFVTGFCYLNPVLGERAVRREVERCRALGFRGIKLEIANNARDACMRPVMAAAAEHDLVVLQHAWSMTKIRQRRFHTDPEDVATLARRHPEVRIIMAHLTGCGVRGVLAVKSLPNVWVDTSGAAPESGIVEYAVEQLGAGRILYGSDVPVRDFAVAIARVTGSALSAAEQRRILHDNARELLRLP; encoded by the coding sequence ATGCGCATCATCGACGTTCACACGCACCCCATCATGCAGGAAAACTTCTGCGGTCGCGCGGAAGTCGGTGGCGTGATCGCCCGGGCGAAGGCGCTGGGCATCGTGCACCTCGTGGCGTTGGGCGATGTGCTCGTCGACGGACGGTTGCCAAATGAGGCGCAGGTCCGGCGGGTCAACGATGACACCGCCTGGCTGATGCAGGCGTATCCCGGGTTCGTCACAGGCTTCTGCTATTTGAACCCGGTGCTCGGGGAGCGGGCAGTGCGGCGCGAAGTGGAGCGCTGTCGCGCGCTTGGTTTTCGCGGGATCAAGCTCGAGATCGCCAACAACGCGCGCGACGCGTGCATGCGGCCGGTGATGGCGGCGGCGGCGGAGCACGACCTGGTGGTGCTGCAGCACGCCTGGAGCATGACCAAGATCCGGCAGCGGCGCTTTCACACCGACCCGGAGGATGTGGCGACGCTGGCGCGCCGGCATCCGGAGGTCCGCATCATCATGGCGCATCTCACCGGTTGCGGCGTGCGGGGCGTCCTGGCCGTGAAGTCCCTGCCGAATGTCTGGGTGGACACGTCGGGCGCGGCGCCGGAGTCCGGGATCGTGGAGTATGCAGTCGAGCAGCTCGGCGCAGGGCGGATCCTTTACGGGTCCGACGTGCCGGTGCGCGACTTTGCGGTGGCGATCGCGCGCGTGACGGGCTCGGCGCTCAGCGCGGCGGAGCAGCGGCGAATCCTGCACGACAATGCCCGCGAACTTCTCCGGCTGCCATGA
- a CDS encoding sugar phosphate isomerase/epimerase family protein, whose translation MNSPSLDRLCIHSITTKPWSLYEAVPRYAAVGVKGITVWRQALEGRDPRGAGAFIRDHGLSIVSLCRGGFFPALTPADRLKAIDENRRCIDEAAALGAPLIVLVCGAVPGQSLDESRRQITEGIAAVLPHAAAAGVKLAIEPLHPMYAADRSAVNTMAQARAMCTALNSPWVGIAVDVYHVWWDPDLEAEIKLAGRNGTLAAFHVCDWVFPFADMLNDRGLMGEGCIDIRTIRGWVEAAGFTGFNEVEIFSNRLWQTDQTDFLLRIKQAYLNCT comes from the coding sequence ATGAACTCCCCGTCGCTCGACCGCCTCTGCATTCACTCGATCACCACGAAGCCGTGGTCGCTCTACGAGGCCGTGCCCCGCTACGCCGCCGTCGGCGTCAAGGGCATCACCGTTTGGCGGCAGGCACTCGAGGGCCGCGACCCGCGCGGCGCCGGCGCGTTCATCCGCGACCACGGGCTCTCGATCGTCTCGCTTTGCCGCGGCGGCTTCTTCCCCGCGCTCACGCCGGCCGACCGGCTCAAGGCCATCGATGAGAACCGCCGCTGCATCGACGAGGCCGCCGCCCTCGGCGCCCCGCTCATCGTGCTCGTCTGCGGCGCGGTCCCCGGCCAATCCCTCGACGAATCACGCCGGCAGATCACCGAGGGCATCGCCGCCGTCCTTCCCCATGCCGCCGCCGCCGGCGTGAAGCTCGCCATCGAGCCGCTGCATCCCATGTACGCTGCCGATCGCTCCGCCGTGAACACCATGGCCCAGGCCCGCGCCATGTGCACCGCCCTCAACTCCCCGTGGGTTGGCATCGCCGTCGATGTCTACCACGTCTGGTGGGATCCCGACCTCGAGGCCGAGATCAAGCTCGCCGGCCGCAACGGCACGCTCGCCGCCTTCCACGTCTGCGACTGGGTGTTCCCGTTCGCCGACATGCTCAACGACCGCGGCCTCATGGGTGAGGGCTGCATCGACATCCGCACGATCCGCGGCTGGGTCGAGGCCGCCGGGTTCACCGGCTTCAACGAGGTCGAGATCTTCTCCAACCGCCTCTGGCAAACGGACCAGACCGACTTCCTCCTCCGCATCAAGCAGGCCTACCTCAACTGCACCTGA
- a CDS encoding LacI family DNA-binding transcriptional regulator, whose translation MTPHVTMKTIAAQAGVTQATVSMSLAKNPRIPATTRERIQAIAQRLGYQPNPYLSTLMRVRRHGKVLSERPVLALVSGQPTADGWRNHPAPTIRQMREGALERAAARGFRAQDFWLRRDGMSDERFSEMLHARGIEGVLLSPPAEGARPPQLKWEYFSAVSLSVPLPNLTLATVCNDHYFSSLQVARECHARGYRRPGLILLEFHQQRFQGRWEAGVLMAGQMLPDLHVAPPLYLTDRNDPAPLTRWLKAERPDVIITPSVETVPVLLPTLARLRRRVPESIGLAVLAVPSLGSPISGIFQNGARIGATAIDTLVSLIERHEHGLPSQASTVMVEGQWNEGTSLRPHP comes from the coding sequence ATGACCCCGCACGTCACGATGAAGACCATCGCCGCTCAGGCGGGCGTCACCCAGGCCACCGTCTCGATGAGCCTGGCCAAAAACCCGCGCATCCCGGCCACCACCCGCGAGCGCATCCAGGCCATCGCGCAGCGACTCGGCTACCAGCCCAATCCCTACCTTTCCACCCTCATGCGCGTGCGGCGGCACGGCAAAGTCCTCAGCGAACGCCCCGTCCTCGCCCTCGTCTCCGGCCAGCCCACTGCCGACGGCTGGCGCAACCACCCGGCCCCCACCATCCGCCAGATGCGCGAGGGCGCCCTCGAACGCGCCGCCGCCCGCGGTTTTCGCGCCCAGGATTTCTGGCTCCGCCGCGACGGCATGTCCGACGAGCGTTTCTCCGAGATGCTCCACGCCCGCGGCATCGAGGGCGTCCTCCTCAGCCCCCCCGCCGAGGGCGCACGTCCGCCGCAGCTGAAATGGGAGTACTTCTCCGCCGTCAGCCTCAGCGTCCCGCTGCCCAACCTCACCCTCGCGACCGTCTGCAACGACCACTACTTTTCCAGCCTCCAGGTCGCCCGCGAGTGCCACGCCCGCGGCTACCGCCGCCCCGGCTTGATCCTGCTCGAGTTTCACCAGCAGCGGTTCCAGGGACGCTGGGAGGCCGGCGTCCTCATGGCCGGACAAATGCTCCCCGACCTTCACGTCGCCCCACCGCTCTATCTCACCGATCGCAACGATCCCGCGCCGCTCACGCGCTGGCTCAAGGCCGAGCGCCCCGACGTCATCATCACCCCTTCAGTCGAGACCGTCCCCGTCCTGCTCCCCACGCTTGCCCGTCTGCGCCGCCGCGTCCCGGAAAGCATCGGGCTCGCCGTCCTCGCCGTCCCCTCCCTCGGCTCCCCCATCTCCGGCATCTTTCAGAACGGAGCCCGAATCGGCGCCACCGCGATCGACACCCTCGTCAGCCTCATCGAGCGCCACGAACACGGACTCCCCTCGCAAGCCTCGACCGTCATGGTCGAGGGCCAGTGGAACGAGGGCACCTCGCTGCGCCCCCACCCCTGA
- a CDS encoding Gfo/Idh/MocA family oxidoreductase: MKQHHVGIIMNGVTGRMGTNQHLIRSILAIRKEGGVKLANGDVIVPDPILVGRNADKLQQLARTHDVSRFTTDLSAALKDPSNQIYFDSQTTDRRATAVRQAIAARKAIYCEKPTAVDVDTALALFRECQAAGLKNGVVQDKLWLPGLRKLKLLIDSGFFGKILSVRGEFGYWVFEGDLQPAQRPSWNYRKEDGGGIVIDMLCHWRYVIDNLFGNVTAVSCLAATHVPERIDERGQRYACTADDSAYATFETDQGILLHFNSSWCVRVRRDDLLTLQVDGTKGSAVAGLRECWTQRAETTPRPIWNPDVPQPIDFYAGWQKVPDPMPYDNAFKVQWEMFLKHVVADEPFRWSLLEGAKGVQLAELGLESSAKRQWVKLPPLG, from the coding sequence ATGAAACAACACCATGTCGGCATCATCATGAACGGCGTGACCGGCCGGATGGGCACGAATCAGCACCTGATCCGTTCCATCCTCGCCATCCGCAAAGAGGGCGGCGTGAAACTCGCCAACGGCGACGTCATCGTCCCCGACCCCATCCTCGTCGGTCGCAACGCCGACAAGCTCCAGCAGCTCGCCCGCACCCACGATGTCTCCCGGTTCACCACCGATCTCAGCGCCGCGCTGAAGGACCCGTCCAACCAGATCTATTTCGACTCGCAGACCACCGACCGCCGCGCCACCGCCGTCCGCCAGGCCATCGCCGCCCGCAAGGCCATCTATTGCGAGAAGCCGACCGCCGTGGACGTCGACACCGCCCTCGCCCTCTTCCGCGAGTGCCAGGCCGCCGGCCTCAAGAACGGCGTCGTCCAGGACAAGCTCTGGCTCCCCGGCCTGCGCAAGCTGAAGCTCCTGATCGACTCCGGCTTCTTCGGCAAAATCCTCTCCGTCCGCGGCGAGTTCGGCTACTGGGTCTTCGAGGGCGACCTCCAGCCCGCCCAGCGCCCGTCGTGGAACTACCGCAAGGAGGATGGCGGCGGCATCGTCATCGATATGCTCTGCCACTGGCGCTACGTGATCGACAATCTGTTCGGCAACGTCACCGCCGTCTCCTGCCTCGCCGCCACGCACGTGCCCGAGCGCATCGACGAACGCGGCCAGCGCTACGCCTGCACCGCCGACGACTCCGCCTACGCCACCTTCGAGACCGATCAGGGAATCCTCCTGCATTTCAACAGCTCCTGGTGCGTCCGCGTCCGCCGCGACGATCTCCTCACGCTCCAAGTCGATGGCACCAAGGGTTCCGCCGTCGCCGGCCTGCGCGAGTGCTGGACGCAGCGCGCCGAGACCACCCCGCGCCCGATCTGGAATCCCGACGTCCCGCAGCCGATCGACTTCTACGCCGGCTGGCAGAAGGTCCCCGACCCGATGCCCTACGACAACGCGTTCAAGGTCCAGTGGGAGATGTTCCTCAAGCACGTCGTCGCCGACGAGCCGTTCCGCTGGAGCCTCCTCGAAGGCGCCAAGGGCGTGCAGCTCGCCGAGCTCGGCCTCGAGTCGTCCGCCAAGCGCCAGTGGGTGAAGCTCCCTCCGCTCGGCTAA
- a CDS encoding galactose oxidase: MTLIAATVTAGLGAAAETGATSPQWVALPPVPDAIGFAGSYAGVSGDCLLVAGGANFPDRPPWENGTKTWYDSVFVLEAPQAAWRKAGRLPTAGGYGVAVNVDDGVLLVGGGDARRNFDDVWLLQLVNGEARFTSWPKLPRPLAMAAGARMGRRVYVMGGLARPDATVAERGAYVLNLDDVAHGWRALPAFPGAERMLAVAGAGEDAFYVFGGAQLVPDGAGKTRREWLRDAWRYREQDGWQRLADLPRAAVAAPSPAPLVDGRLWVIGGDDGAQVGVKPTDHKGFPRDVLAYDPARNAWTREADVPFSLVTTTATMWRGRVVIPGGEAKPGVRSPAVWATQ; this comes from the coding sequence ATGACCCTGATTGCCGCGACGGTGACTGCCGGGCTCGGGGCCGCGGCGGAGACGGGGGCGACCTCTCCCCAGTGGGTGGCGCTGCCGCCGGTGCCGGATGCGATCGGCTTTGCCGGCAGCTACGCGGGCGTGAGCGGTGACTGCCTGCTCGTGGCGGGAGGGGCGAACTTTCCGGACCGGCCGCCGTGGGAGAACGGGACGAAGACTTGGTACGACAGTGTCTTCGTGCTGGAGGCGCCTCAGGCGGCATGGCGTAAAGCCGGCCGGTTGCCCACAGCGGGCGGCTACGGCGTGGCGGTGAACGTCGATGACGGCGTGCTGCTGGTTGGCGGCGGGGACGCGCGGCGGAACTTTGATGACGTGTGGCTCCTGCAGCTTGTGAACGGCGAAGCGCGCTTCACATCCTGGCCCAAGCTGCCGCGTCCGCTGGCGATGGCCGCGGGCGCACGCATGGGGCGGCGCGTGTACGTGATGGGCGGGTTGGCCCGGCCGGATGCGACGGTGGCGGAGCGCGGCGCATATGTCCTCAACTTGGACGACGTCGCGCACGGCTGGCGCGCGTTGCCGGCCTTTCCCGGCGCGGAGCGGATGCTGGCGGTGGCCGGGGCGGGCGAGGATGCGTTTTATGTCTTCGGCGGCGCGCAGCTCGTACCGGACGGCGCGGGCAAGACGCGTCGCGAGTGGCTGCGGGACGCGTGGCGGTATCGCGAGCAGGACGGCTGGCAGCGGCTGGCGGACCTGCCGCGCGCGGCGGTGGCCGCGCCGAGTCCGGCGCCGCTCGTGGACGGACGGCTGTGGGTGATCGGCGGGGACGACGGGGCGCAGGTCGGAGTGAAGCCGACGGACCACAAAGGCTTTCCCCGCGACGTGCTGGCGTACGATCCCGCGCGCAACGCGTGGACGCGTGAGGCGGACGTACCCTTTTCGCTGGTGACGACGACCGCCACGATGTGGCGCGGACGTGTGGTGATCCCGGGCGGGGAGGCGAAGCCGGGAGTGCGTTCGCCGGCGGTGTGGGCAACCCAATAG
- a CDS encoding AraC family transcriptional regulator has translation MRRFRSLLIHEPAIRIPGLAVTAFALHRHLPEHASIQPHQHRYSQALLYLSSKGRQVLGETEAHVEPGTLILLPPGISHAFQASERRAPLCLMINFRLKGARRHPLAVCSLQRSALSQIRDDIARLMRLQATQGEAVHWEGAPIVLQTLLLCLRAAGWLATPMPAARRPSWAIRKLLEDVSLDGSLTEMVRRSGYQRDHLNRLVKEETGLSLGQFRARRRLERAKELLAGGHSVSATAAAVGLPDQAYFARWFRRQTGSKPSGWPGARARPE, from the coding sequence ATGCGCCGCTTCCGCTCCCTGCTCATTCATGAACCTGCGATCCGGATCCCCGGGCTGGCGGTGACGGCGTTCGCGCTGCACCGGCACCTGCCGGAGCACGCGTCGATCCAGCCGCATCAGCACCGGTATTCTCAGGCGCTTCTGTACCTGAGCAGCAAGGGCCGGCAGGTGCTGGGGGAAACGGAGGCGCACGTGGAGCCGGGGACGCTGATCCTGCTGCCGCCGGGGATCTCGCATGCGTTTCAGGCGTCGGAGCGGCGGGCGCCGCTCTGCCTGATGATCAATTTCCGGCTGAAAGGTGCGCGGCGGCATCCGCTGGCGGTGTGCAGTCTGCAGCGCTCGGCGCTGTCGCAGATCCGCGACGACATCGCGCGGCTGATGCGGCTGCAGGCGACGCAGGGGGAGGCGGTGCACTGGGAAGGCGCGCCGATCGTGTTGCAGACGCTGCTGTTGTGCTTGCGGGCGGCGGGCTGGCTGGCGACGCCGATGCCGGCGGCGCGGCGCCCCTCGTGGGCGATTCGGAAGCTGCTGGAGGACGTGAGCCTGGACGGATCGCTCACTGAGATGGTGCGGAGGAGCGGCTACCAGCGCGACCACCTGAACCGGTTGGTGAAGGAGGAGACGGGGTTGTCGCTCGGGCAGTTCCGGGCGCGACGGCGGCTGGAGCGGGCGAAAGAACTACTCGCGGGAGGGCACAGTGTGTCGGCAACGGCCGCGGCCGTGGGGCTGCCGGACCAGGCGTACTTCGCGCGCTGGTTCAGGCGGCAGACGGGGAGCAAGCCGTCGGGGTGGCCGGGCGCCAGAGCGCGCCCGGAGTGA
- a CDS encoding MFS transporter, with protein MTEERSGPLTKAWLTVAVLWVVALLNYLDRLMITTMRDPIKADIAMTDAQFGLLTSVFLWTYGVFSPFGGYLADRFSRRWVIVASVFIWSAVTWATGHMHSLQGMLISRAVMGLSEACYIPAALALISDLHPGRTRSLATGLHMSGVYAGAALGGVGGVIAEHWGWRIGFYGFGLFGIGYALVCLWIVRDVPPAAAKRGGEVVVDAGTPGLGRALGELVRHPAFLILLGVNALVGVANWGIYGWLPTYLREHFQLGLGAAGMTATGYIQVASFLGVLLGGIWADRWSRSQPRARALVPAIGFCVVGPALFLGINGGTLLLAVAGLVVYGLGRGFFDANLMPITRTIVDERYSATGYGLLNFVSVSMGGLMIYVGGWLKDAKVDLGLIFQVSAAGLLLVGVMLFAVTRAKRA; from the coding sequence ATGACCGAAGAACGATCGGGCCCGCTGACGAAAGCGTGGCTCACGGTGGCGGTGTTGTGGGTGGTGGCGCTGCTGAACTACCTCGATCGGCTGATGATCACGACGATGCGTGATCCGATCAAAGCGGACATCGCGATGACGGATGCGCAGTTCGGGCTGCTGACCTCGGTGTTTCTCTGGACATACGGCGTGTTCAGCCCGTTCGGCGGCTACCTGGCGGACCGGTTCAGCCGGCGGTGGGTGATCGTGGCGAGCGTGTTCATCTGGTCGGCGGTCACGTGGGCGACCGGGCACATGCATTCGCTGCAAGGCATGCTGATTTCGCGCGCGGTGATGGGGCTGAGCGAGGCGTGTTACATCCCGGCGGCGCTGGCGCTGATCTCGGACCTGCATCCTGGCCGTACCCGGTCTTTGGCGACGGGGCTGCACATGAGCGGCGTGTACGCCGGGGCGGCGCTGGGTGGAGTGGGCGGCGTGATCGCAGAGCACTGGGGCTGGCGGATCGGGTTTTACGGTTTTGGCCTCTTCGGCATCGGCTACGCGCTGGTGTGTCTTTGGATCGTGCGCGACGTGCCGCCGGCCGCGGCGAAGCGTGGCGGCGAAGTCGTGGTCGACGCGGGCACGCCCGGTCTCGGACGCGCGTTGGGCGAGTTGGTGCGGCACCCTGCGTTCCTGATCCTGCTCGGGGTAAACGCGCTCGTGGGCGTGGCGAACTGGGGCATCTACGGCTGGCTGCCGACGTATCTGCGGGAACACTTCCAGCTCGGGCTTGGGGCGGCGGGCATGACGGCGACGGGCTACATCCAGGTGGCGTCATTCCTCGGCGTGCTGCTGGGGGGCATCTGGGCGGACCGATGGAGCCGATCGCAGCCGAGGGCACGCGCGCTCGTGCCGGCGATCGGTTTCTGCGTGGTGGGCCCGGCGCTCTTTCTGGGCATCAACGGCGGGACGCTGCTGTTGGCCGTGGCGGGGCTCGTGGTGTACGGCCTCGGCCGCGGATTCTTCGATGCGAACCTGATGCCGATCACGCGGACGATCGTCGACGAACGGTACAGCGCGACGGGCTACGGGCTGCTCAACTTCGTGAGCGTCTCGATGGGCGGCCTGATGATCTACGTGGGCGGTTGGTTGAAGGACGCGAAGGTCGATCTCGGCCTGATCTTCCAGGTCTCCGCCGCCGGACTGTTGCTGGTCGGGGTGATGCTTTTCGCCGTTACGCGCGCTAAGCGCGCGTAA
- a CDS encoding 3-ketoacyl-ACP reductase: MSDTPAPVVLVTGASRGLGRGIACQLAAEGCSVAINYAGNLAAAEETVALCRAAAPNPAQRFIPIQADIGSGADRARLVAETCRHFGRIDALVNNAGIAPKVRADITEAREEDFESLLHTNLVGPHFLTQVVANYWLKEKPAPRLPGGFKVVFVTSVSADTASINRGDYCISKAGLAMSAHLWAVRLAADNIQVVELRPGIMATDMTAGVRGKYDELLATGLVPQRRWGTAEDVGRAVRAVIAGHFNFSTGSVISIDGGLHLRRL; this comes from the coding sequence ATGTCCGACACCCCCGCCCCTGTCGTTCTCGTCACCGGCGCCAGCCGCGGGCTCGGCCGCGGTATCGCCTGCCAGCTCGCCGCCGAGGGCTGCTCCGTCGCGATCAATTACGCCGGCAACCTCGCCGCCGCCGAGGAGACCGTCGCCCTCTGTCGCGCCGCCGCCCCCAACCCCGCCCAGCGCTTCATCCCGATCCAGGCCGACATCGGCTCCGGCGCCGACCGCGCCCGCCTGGTCGCCGAAACCTGCCGCCACTTCGGTCGCATCGACGCGCTCGTCAACAATGCCGGCATCGCCCCCAAGGTCCGCGCCGACATCACCGAGGCCCGCGAGGAGGACTTCGAGAGCCTCCTCCACACCAACCTCGTCGGCCCTCATTTTCTGACCCAGGTCGTGGCGAACTACTGGCTCAAGGAAAAGCCCGCCCCCCGGCTTCCCGGCGGCTTCAAAGTCGTCTTCGTCACCTCCGTCTCCGCCGACACCGCCTCCATCAATCGCGGTGACTACTGCATCTCCAAGGCCGGCCTCGCCATGTCCGCCCACCTCTGGGCCGTCCGCCTCGCCGCCGACAACATCCAGGTCGTCGAACTCCGTCCTGGAATTATGGCGACTGACATGACCGCCGGCGTGCGGGGCAAATACGACGAACTCCTCGCCACCGGCCTCGTGCCGCAGCGCCGCTGGGGCACCGCCGAGGATGTCGGCCGCGCCGTTCGCGCCGTCATTGCCGGCCACTTCAACTTCTCCACCGGCTCCGTCATCTCGATCGATGGCGGCCTCCACCTCCGGCGTCTTTAG